The window CGAGCGGCTCGATCTGCGAGCGGCGGGCGGAGATGACGGCGAACTCCGCGCCGACGAAGAAGGCGTTGACGGCGAGCAGCACGACGAGCCACGCGATCCCGGCCCAGTCACTCATGGGCGGCCCCCTCGCCGTTCGCGCTCTTCCCGTTTCCGTTCTCGCCGACGGGCACCGGATCCGGCGTGTACCGGATGCGGTCGACGCGCCGGCCGTCGAGACGCTCGACGCGCAGGGTCCCTCCGTCGATGACGACCTCGTCGCCCACCTTCGGCAGGCGCCCCAGCTCGTTCATGACGAACCCGGCGACGGTCTCGTACGGGCCCTCCTCCGGCACGGTGACGCCGGCGCGCTCCTCCAGCTCGTCGGGGCGCAGGATTCCGGGGAACGTGATCGAGTCGCGGCCGCGGATGACGCCGGCGCGCGTGCGGTCGTGCTCGTCCGCGACCTCGCCCACGATCTCCTCGACCAGGTCTTCGAGAGTCGCGATGCCGGACGTGCCGCCGTACTCGTCGACGACGATCGCCAGCTGGTAGCCGCGCCCGCGCAGCTCGCCGAGCAGGGTGTCCAGGTTCATCGTCTCGGGGACGCGCAGCGGGTCGGTCATCAGCGCGGACGCCGGAACGCGGCCGCGGCGCTGCCGGGGCACGGCGACCGCCTGCTTGACGTGCACCACGCCGAGCACGTCGTCGATGTCGTCGCCGATCACCGGGAAGCGGGAGTACCCGGTGCGCCGGGCCAGCTCGGCGACGGCCTGGGCGGACTCCGTGCGCTGCACCGCCTCGATCCGCGGCCGGGGCGTCATGACGTCCGAGGCGTTGCGCGACGAGAACGCCAGCGTGCGGCTGAGCAGCGTCGCCGTGTCCTCCTCCAGCACGCCGGCGCTCGCCGAGCGGCGGACCAGGGACGACAGCTCATCGGCCGTGCGCGCTCCCGACAGCTCCTCCTTCGGCTCGATGCCGAGCAGACGGAGGAACCCGTTGGCGGTGCCGTTCAGCAGCGCCACGAACGGCCGGAACACGGTGGTGAACACGGTCTGGAACGGGATCACCAGCTTGGCCGTCGCCAGCGGCAGCGCGAGCGCGAAGTTCTTGGGGACCAGCTCGCCGAGGATCATCGACAGCAGGGTCGCCACGGCGATGGCGACGATCGTCGCGATCGGGGTGACCGCCCCCTCCGGGAGCCCGGTCGCGGTCAGCGGCCCGCGCAGGAGCGAGCTGATGGCCGGCTCCATCGTGTAACCGGTGAGCAGCGTGGTCAGCGTGATGCCGAGCTGGGCGCTCGACAGGTGGGTCGACGTGATCTTCAGCGCCGCGATCGTCATGGTGAGCCGCGACTCGCCGCGCTCCCGCCGGGCCTCCAGGTCGCCGCGGTCGAGATTGACGAGGGCGAACTCGCTGGCGACGAACAGGCCGGTGCCGATCGTGAGCAGCAGGCCGACGCCCAGCATGATCCACTCAGAGAGCACGGCGTTCACCTCGCACGCTCCGTCGCGGGCGCGCCGGGAGGAATGGGCTACAAGAGGGAGGGTCGTCCATGTGACGGCCAGTATATCGAGGCGGGATGCGGTGCCTGCGGGACTTCTCAGGCGGATTCCCAGCCGTGAGGGCGACGGGTAGACCCGCGATTCCAGGAGCAGAGCGAGCCCCCGACGCGCGTAGCATGCCGCGCGGATGAAGGAGGAATTCTCATGTTGGAGACGTGTGTCACGTACTCCGTCCTTCCTGCCTCCGACCTGCGGCGGGCCACTGCGTGGTACCGCGACAAGCTGGAGCTCGAACCGGAGCAGACGAACGAAGGCGGCGTGCTGTACGGCACAGGGTCGGACGCCAAGATCTACGTGTACGAGACGGCCAACGCCGGCACCGCGAAGAACACCTCGATGTGCTGGCTGGTCGACGACATCGAGGCGACGATGGCGCACCTGCGCGAGCGGGGGGTCGAGTTCGCGGACTACGACTTCCCCGGGCTCACGACGGTGAACGGCATCGCCACCGACGAGATGGGGCGGTCGGCCTGGTTCCAGGACAGCGAGGGCAACTATCTCTGCCTGACGCAGCCGACCTGACCTCGGCGGCGCAGTTCAGCGGCGCCAGCGCGCCCGCAGGTACTGCGGCGGCCAGTACCCGATCTCGACGCCCAGCTCGTGGGCGGCGCGGAGGGGGAAGTGCGGGTCGCGCAGCAGCTCGCGGGCGAGCATGACGGCGTCCGCCTGACCGCTCTCGACGATCTCGGCGGCCTGCTGGGGCGTCGTGATGAGCCCGACCGCGCTCACGTCCACGTCGGAAGTGCTCCGCACGTGGTGCGCGAACGGAACCTGGTAGCCGGGCTCGAGCGGGATGCGGATGCCCGCCTGGATGCCGCCGCTGGAGATGTCGAAGAAGTCGGCTCCGGCATCCTGGGCCCAGGTGGCCACGGTCGCCGTCTGGTGCTCGTCCCAGCCGCCCTCGGTCCAGTCGCTGGCGGAGAAGCGGACGAACAGCGGAGCGTCGGGCGCCTCCTCGCGCACCGCCGCGATCACGCGGAGCAGCAGGCGCGCCCGGTTCTCCAGCGACCCGCCGTACTCGTCCGTGCGCCGATTGGAGATCGGGGACAGGAACTCGTGCAGCAGGTAGCCGTGCGCGGCGTGCAGCTCGAGCACACGGAAGCCGGCCTCGATCGACCGCCGTGTCGCGGAGCGGAAGTCGTCGACGACCTTGTCGATACCGGCCAGGTCGAGCTCCTGCGGGACGTCGTAGCCCTCGAAGGCGACGGCCGACGGGGCGACGGTGCGACAGCCTCCCTCGCTCTCGGGCACCGTGCCGGTGCGGCCCTCGAAGCCCCAGGCGGCCCAGGTCGATGCCTTGCGGCCGGCATGGGCGAGCTGGATGCCGGGGACGGCGCCCTGCTCCTCGATGAAGGCGACGATCGGCGACCACGCGTCGCGCTGCTCATCCGTCCAGATCCCCGTGTCCTGCGGGCTGATGCGGCCCTCCGGGCTGACCGCGGTCGCCTCGCTGAAGACGATGCCGCTCCCGCCCGTGGCCAGGGAACCCAGGTGGACCAGGTGCCACGTGTTCGGGACGCCGGACTGGTCCAGCACCGAGTACTGGCACATCGGCGAGGCCCAGATGCGGTTGCGCGCGGTCACGCCGCGCAGGGTCAGGGGATCGAAAAGAGAGGGCATGTCGTTATCTAAGACCCGAGGGCGTCGAGATATGCCCGGAGGTCCCGAGGAGTCGTGAAGACGTGCCCTGCGATGCCGAGCGCTTCCGCCCCGCGCACGTTGGCCTCCTTGTTGTCGATGAAGACCGTCCGGTCGGGCGTCACGCCGAGTTCCGCCATCACGTGCTCGAAGATGTCGGCGCTCGGCTTGATCGTGCCGAGCTCCCCGCTCACGAAGACCTTCTCGAAGAGGTCGCCGAGCGTCCCGTGCCGGAAGTAGGAGCCGAAATCGCGTCCCGCGTTCGAGAGCAGCGCCATCCGGGTGCCGCCTGCCTTGAGGTCGAGCAGCACGTCGAGCGTGTCGTGGTCGATGGTGAGCCAGCTGCGGAAGTCGGCCAGCCACAGCCGGTGGATGGTCGCGTCGCCCCAGCTCTCGCCGAGCTCCCGCTCGATGCCGCGCCAGTACGACTGGATGCTGAGGGTGCCCTGGTCGAGTGCATCCCGGTGCCGCCAGTACGCGGGCCAGAACACCTCGGCCTCTCCGCCGGCGAGTTCGGCCAGCGCGGCGCGGTCCTCCTGCGTGGGGGTCGTCGAGATGACCTCTCCGTAGTCGAACACGACCACCTTGCCGGGGATGCTGATCGCCATGCCCCCAACCTATCGCGGGGTCCTATCGTGAGGTCGGATGGGGTTCGATGGTGGCGGGCGCGCGTGCGCTCGGCGGCGACGAGGAGCGGAGGCGGCCGGTGACCGGATGGCGGAGCTGGGACGAGGGGGACGCGGCGGCCTGGATCGCCGTCCCGCAGGAGTCGAGCGACAAGTACTCGCGCGGCGTGCTCGGGGTGGTGACCGGTTCGGACCGCTACCCGGGCGCGGCCGTGCTCGGCGTCGAGGGGGCGTCGCGCACCGGGGTCGGCATGATCCGGTACCTGGGGGCCGACCGGCCCTCCGACCTCGTGATGCGGCGGCGGCCCGAGATCGTGACGGCGCCGGGACGAGTGCAGGGCTGGCTGATCGGCTCCGGCATGGATGCGTCCTCACGGCCCGACGACGACGCCCAGCGCCTGCGCGCGGCCCTGCGCGACGGCACGCCGCTGGTGATCGACGCCGGCGCGCTCGACCTGGTCGGCCGGGCGTCCGCCCCGGTCATCGTCACGCCGCACTTCCGCGAGCTGGCGACGGTGCTCGCGTCCGGCGCCGATGACGACTCGGACGCGGTGACGGCCGACGACATCGCCGCCGACCCCGGCGACTGGGCGATGCGCGCCGCGGACAGCCTGGGCGTGACCGTGCTGCTGAAGGGCCACACCACCTACGTGGCGGCCCCGGGCGGACCGCGCTACACGGTGACGGCCGGACCGGCGTGGCTGGCGACCGCCGGCAGCGGCGACGTCCTCGGAGGGGTGCTGGGCGCCCTCGTCGCGACGCACGCGCGCGAGATCGACGAGGACGGGCACGCGGCGCTCGCCGCCCTCGGCGCCACCGCCGCCTGGGTGCACGGCCGGGCGGGGGAGCGGGCGGCGGACGGCGGCCCGATCGTGGCGCTCGACATCGTGGGAGCGCTGCCCGGGGTGGTGCGGGATCTGGTCCGCGCGCGGCGCTGACCGGTACCGTCTGACCGCCGGCCGTCCGCAGTTCAGGAGCCCGATCACGGCATCCCCTAGGATGTGGCGACATGGGGATGGAAGCGGCGCCGGTTCCCGCCCCGGCGACCCCGCGCGCGGAACCCGGAGCCCTCCGCCGCGCCGCCTACAGCCCGCTCTCGCTGTGGATCGCCTTCCTCGCCGTCCACCTGATCGTCGCCGGGCTCGCGCTCGACCAGGGCAAGGGCCTCGGGGACGTGTTCCTCGTCTACAAGCCCTGGGCTCAGCTGGCGGCGCAGGGCACCCAGATCGTCGGTGTCAACTCGGACTGGGTGTACCCGTTCGGCGCCATCGTGCCGATCATGCTCCCGCTCCTGTTCGGCAGCGACGGGTACGTGTGGGGCTGGCTGAACCTGGTCACGCTGCTCAACGCGGCCGCCTTCGCTGTGCTGATCGTGGGGCGCGAGCCGCGCCGCATGATCGCCGCGTGGTGGTGGCTCGCGTTCCTGCTGCTGCTCGGCCCGATCGCGGTGGGACGACTGGACGCGGTCTCCGCCTCCCTCGCGATCGTCGGGCTCCTCTGGCTGACCCTGCACGAGCGGGCGGCGGTGGTGGTGCTGACCGCGGCGACGTGGATCAAGGTGTGGCCTGCCGCCATCCTGCTCGCCGCCGTCGTCGCCCTGCGCTCGCGCTGGCACATCGTGCTCGTCGCGGTGGTCACCTCCGCGGTGATCGCCGCGGTGCCGCTGATCTTCGGCGCCGGATGGCACCTCCTGAGCTTCATCACCATGCAGACCGACCGCGGACTGCAGATCGAGGCACCGGTCAGCACCATCTGGATGTGGCAGGCCGCGTTCCACGTGCCGGGCGCCGAGGTCTACTACGACCGTCAGCTGCTCACCTTCCAGGTGAGCGGACAGGGGACAGCGGCTGCGGGTTCGCTCATGAACCCGCTGTTCGCCCTGACCGCGATCGTGGTCACACTGATCGGAGTGCGCGCGGTGCGGCGGGGAACGCCGTACACGCGCATCCTGCCCGAGCTGTCGCTCGCGCTGGTGACCGCATTCATCGCGTTCAACAAGGTCGGGTCGCCGCAGTACGTGGTGTGGCTCGCGGCGCCGGTCGTGATCGGGCTCGCGTACCAGGGCAGGGGGTTCCGCATCCCCGCGATCCTGGTGCTCGTCACGGCGGGGCTCACGCAGGTGTTCTACCCGTTCCTGTACGACTGGCTTCTCGTGCCCGACCCTGCGATGGTCGCGGTGCTGACGGTGCGCAACCTGATGTACTTCGTGATCCTCGGCTGGACCGTCGCCGCCCTCTGGCGGAAACGGCACCGCCAGGAGGCGGCCGGCGACCTGGTGCCGGCGCATGCGTGGCCGTTCCACTCGGCGCCCGGGGCGCACGCGGAACCGGTCGGGGGCGACCCGCGCTGACGTGACCCGCGCTGGCGCGACCTGCGTCGAGGCGACCCGCGCCGAGGCGCGGACGGAAGAAGGAGGAAGAAATGCTGGTGGCATTCTCAGTAGCTCCGAGCGGGGGCGAAGGCGCGGACGCGTCGGTGCACGACGCGGTCGCCGCGGCGGTGCGCGTGGTGCGCGAGTCGGGCCTCCCGAATCGCACGGACGCGATGTTCACGAC is drawn from Leifsonia shinshuensis and contains these coding sequences:
- a CDS encoding hemolysin family protein, giving the protein MLGVGLLLTIGTGLFVASEFALVNLDRGDLEARRERGESRLTMTIAALKITSTHLSSAQLGITLTTLLTGYTMEPAISSLLRGPLTATGLPEGAVTPIATIVAIAVATLLSMILGELVPKNFALALPLATAKLVIPFQTVFTTVFRPFVALLNGTANGFLRLLGIEPKEELSGARTADELSSLVRRSASAGVLEEDTATLLSRTLAFSSRNASDVMTPRPRIEAVQRTESAQAVAELARRTGYSRFPVIGDDIDDVLGVVHVKQAVAVPRQRRGRVPASALMTDPLRVPETMNLDTLLGELRGRGYQLAIVVDEYGGTSGIATLEDLVEEIVGEVADEHDRTRAGVIRGRDSITFPGILRPDELEERAGVTVPEEGPYETVAGFVMNELGRLPKVGDEVVIDGGTLRVERLDGRRVDRIRYTPDPVPVGENGNGKSANGEGAAHE
- a CDS encoding VOC family protein, with the translated sequence MLETCVTYSVLPASDLRRATAWYRDKLELEPEQTNEGGVLYGTGSDAKIYVYETANAGTAKNTSMCWLVDDIEATMAHLRERGVEFADYDFPGLTTVNGIATDEMGRSAWFQDSEGNYLCLTQPT
- a CDS encoding NADH:flavin oxidoreductase/NADH oxidase; this translates as MPSLFDPLTLRGVTARNRIWASPMCQYSVLDQSGVPNTWHLVHLGSLATGGSGIVFSEATAVSPEGRISPQDTGIWTDEQRDAWSPIVAFIEEQGAVPGIQLAHAGRKASTWAAWGFEGRTGTVPESEGGCRTVAPSAVAFEGYDVPQELDLAGIDKVVDDFRSATRRSIEAGFRVLELHAAHGYLLHEFLSPISNRRTDEYGGSLENRARLLLRVIAAVREEAPDAPLFVRFSASDWTEGGWDEHQTATVATWAQDAGADFFDISSGGIQAGIRIPLEPGYQVPFAHHVRSTSDVDVSAVGLITTPQQAAEIVESGQADAVMLARELLRDPHFPLRAAHELGVEIGYWPPQYLRARWRR
- a CDS encoding HAD family phosphatase, with translation MAISIPGKVVVFDYGEVISTTPTQEDRAALAELAGGEAEVFWPAYWRHRDALDQGTLSIQSYWRGIERELGESWGDATIHRLWLADFRSWLTIDHDTLDVLLDLKAGGTRMALLSNAGRDFGSYFRHGTLGDLFEKVFVSGELGTIKPSADIFEHVMAELGVTPDRTVFIDNKEANVRGAEALGIAGHVFTTPRDLRAYLDALGS
- a CDS encoding NAD(P)H-hydrate dehydratase; protein product: MVAGARALGGDEERRRPVTGWRSWDEGDAAAWIAVPQESSDKYSRGVLGVVTGSDRYPGAAVLGVEGASRTGVGMIRYLGADRPSDLVMRRRPEIVTAPGRVQGWLIGSGMDASSRPDDDAQRLRAALRDGTPLVIDAGALDLVGRASAPVIVTPHFRELATVLASGADDDSDAVTADDIAADPGDWAMRAADSLGVTVLLKGHTTYVAAPGGPRYTVTAGPAWLATAGSGDVLGGVLGALVATHAREIDEDGHAALAALGATAAWVHGRAGERAADGGPIVALDIVGALPGVVRDLVRARR